A stretch of Ectothiorhodospiraceae bacterium BW-2 DNA encodes these proteins:
- the cmr1 gene encoding type III-B CRISPR module RAMP protein Cmr1, with the protein MDCVEAKFSIVTPMFIGDGDSHTSSPQLRPPSIKGALRFWWRALRWYSLIEYFGDDSEAALKELHSQEATLFGSAADPNDARKGQSKVYLKLSEQSKTGGTISDWPQNNDGGSGYIGYGLDRTQESSHRYAIKQGEFTLQLILKNSVDEEQLQQLKDALKLWGMVGGLGSRSRRGFGSVAIQMLNGESCCFADENAYTTALSQLIKVVSQSNHIVYN; encoded by the coding sequence ATGGATTGTGTTGAAGCAAAATTTTCTATTGTGACACCGATGTTTATTGGTGATGGCGATAGTCATACTAGTTCACCACAACTGCGTCCACCCTCAATTAAAGGGGCTTTGCGTTTTTGGTGGCGGGCTTTGCGTTGGTACTCACTGATAGAATATTTTGGTGATGATAGTGAAGCTGCATTAAAAGAACTGCATTCTCAGGAGGCCACTCTATTTGGCAGTGCTGCCGATCCTAATGATGCCCGTAAAGGGCAGTCGAAAGTTTATCTGAAGCTGTCAGAGCAATCAAAAACGGGAGGAACGATTAGTGATTGGCCCCAAAACAATGATGGTGGTTCAGGTTATATTGGCTATGGCCTAGATAGGACCCAAGAGTCAAGTCATCGTTATGCTATTAAACAGGGTGAATTTACCTTACAGCTGATTTTAAAAAATAGTGTTGACGAAGAGCAGCTTCAGCAACTAAAAGATGCTTTAAAGTTATGGGGTATGGTTGGCGGCTTAGGTAGTCGTTCCCGGCGTGGTTTTGGCTCAGTAGCCATTCAAATGCTGAATGGTGAATCTTGTTGCTTTGCGGATGAAAATGCGTACACAACAGCGTTATCCCAACTTATTAAAGTTGTTTCCCAATCAAACCATATAGTTTATAATTAA
- a CDS encoding TIGR02584 family CRISPR-associated protein has translation MSPEPNQNYTRRILLAVSGLSPQIVTETLYGLAINRDKPFIPTEIHLITTEEGAHRARLNLLHQQDGYFHRLCQEYELPSITFGESEIHTISDGAALLSDIRTETDNEIAADTITAIVRQLCNDPKSAIHASIAGGRKTMGYYLGYAMSLFGRTQDRLSHVLVQEHYESHKEFFYPTLHSRVIHTRDNRPLDTKDATVMLADIPFLRLREDIPESLLLGESGFAEIVNRTTRQQQQEPHLYLDQKRELYANEERLDLPPIDMAFYLWVIMMSDREGDLVKPHELEPEQAYSESFVPIYRWIYGDMDSTERTEKSLQQGMSQNFFSERVARINKRLREQLGKKVADSGYIIFMAGKRGSGQYRAKIDLSQCRGFDNVPL, from the coding sequence ATGTCACCAGAACCGAATCAAAACTACACTCGCCGCATTCTGCTGGCCGTTAGTGGCCTATCGCCCCAAATTGTCACAGAAACGCTGTACGGTTTAGCGATTAATCGCGACAAACCCTTTATCCCTACCGAGATACACCTAATCACCACTGAAGAGGGAGCGCATCGCGCAAGACTGAATTTACTGCATCAACAGGATGGCTATTTCCATCGGCTGTGTCAGGAGTACGAGCTACCATCAATTACATTTGGTGAATCAGAGATCCATACGATTAGTGATGGAGCAGCGCTACTTAGCGATATTCGCACCGAAACAGATAATGAAATAGCGGCTGACACCATTACAGCGATCGTTCGTCAACTATGTAACGATCCGAAGAGCGCTATTCACGCCTCTATTGCCGGTGGCAGAAAGACGATGGGCTACTATTTGGGCTATGCCATGTCGCTATTCGGGCGCACTCAGGATCGTTTAAGTCATGTTCTGGTGCAGGAGCACTATGAGAGCCATAAGGAGTTTTTCTACCCCACACTACATAGTCGGGTAATACACACTCGTGATAATCGTCCTCTGGACACCAAAGATGCGACCGTGATGCTTGCCGATATCCCCTTTTTAAGATTACGGGAGGATATTCCAGAGTCGCTATTATTAGGAGAGAGTGGTTTTGCTGAAATTGTAAACCGAACCACCCGACAGCAGCAGCAGGAGCCCCATCTTTATTTAGATCAAAAGAGAGAGCTCTATGCGAATGAGGAGCGACTGGATCTCCCCCCCATTGATATGGCTTTCTATCTTTGGGTCATTATGATGTCAGACAGAGAGGGGGACTTGGTTAAACCGCATGAACTGGAACCGGAACAGGCTTATAGCGAATCATTTGTGCCTATATATCGCTGGATTTATGGTGATATGGATAGCACAGAACGCACCGAAAAATCATTACAACAGGGGATGAGCCAAAATTTCTTTAGTGAAAGAGTGGCCCGGATTAATAAACGGTTAAGGGAGCAGTTAGGCAAAAAAGTAGCCGATAGTGGTTATATTATTTTTATGGCCGGAAAACGAGGTTCGGGTCAATATCGTGCCAAAATTGACTTGTCACAGTGTCGTGGATTTGACAATGTACCACTTTGA
- a CDS encoding DNA ligase — protein MSKMILNSEQQHILERCGLVAAEQLTAAELVAIAAGEPEATSLSDEALLAFLELTNALYRAGYPLITDNDYDAIFLAELQRRYPDHPWLQQVEAEPEIADTKTVELPQRMLSTEKAYSWEEIERWLKRLQKAALRLGLEPEQLELKMTPKLDGFAAFDDGERLYTRGDGRRGSDISRVLQRGLQIGGDGERGGGAGEIVVSRSYFARHLADHFDNSRNFQAAILAEKREDERVQQAIDAGAALFMPFARLPAWYGTVAQLESQFAQQVEQIRSSVDFDVDGVVLEALDEPLKQAMGATRHHHRWQIAFKNNHESAEVTVVAVVPQTSRSGRVNPVAELEPTRLSGATISRATVHHYSMVKQLGIGAGAIIELVRSGLVIPKIERVVQPATADIPAQCPSCEHPLVWDGDYLLCPNRIDCPAQMTHTLEHFFRQLGNVDGFGTKTMTKLYQHGIRRVDEIYRLRHEQLTEMGFGDKTAANLLAQLQRSRTEPLADWRFLAAFGVMRLGPGNCEKLLQQVKLEDIFTLTEAQLSDIEGFAEITAAAICEGLAAVEAEFNQLYQLGFNLITTPQQTAANAALPLAGKIVVFSGTMQHGSREEMKLQAKALGAKVATSVTGKTDYLVVGEKVGETKLNSARQKGVEVLTEAEYGVRFGL, from the coding sequence ATGTCCAAAATGATATTAAACTCTGAACAGCAGCATATTTTAGAACGCTGCGGATTAGTGGCTGCTGAACAGCTAACAGCGGCAGAGTTAGTCGCGATAGCCGCAGGAGAGCCTGAGGCGACAAGCTTAAGTGATGAGGCGTTACTCGCCTTTTTAGAGCTAACTAACGCCCTCTACCGCGCCGGTTATCCGTTAATTACGGATAATGACTATGATGCGATATTTTTGGCCGAATTACAGCGGCGCTATCCTGATCATCCGTGGTTACAACAGGTGGAAGCTGAGCCGGAGATAGCCGATACCAAAACGGTTGAGCTGCCGCAGCGGATGCTTTCGACCGAAAAGGCCTATAGTTGGGAGGAGATCGAGCGCTGGTTAAAACGGCTACAGAAAGCGGCGCTTCGGTTAGGGCTCGAACCGGAGCAGTTAGAGCTAAAAATGACCCCGAAACTGGATGGTTTTGCCGCCTTTGATGATGGTGAACGGCTCTATACCCGTGGTGACGGGCGCCGAGGCAGCGATATTAGCCGCGTATTGCAGCGCGGGTTACAGATTGGCGGGGATGGTGAACGCGGCGGGGGCGCTGGTGAAATTGTGGTCAGCCGTAGCTATTTTGCCCGCCATCTGGCCGACCATTTTGATAACAGCCGTAACTTTCAGGCGGCGATTTTAGCTGAAAAGCGCGAAGATGAGCGGGTGCAGCAGGCGATCGATGCCGGCGCGGCTCTGTTTATGCCGTTTGCCCGGCTACCTGCCTGGTATGGTACTGTCGCGCAGCTAGAGTCACAGTTTGCACAGCAGGTGGAGCAGATTCGTAGCAGTGTCGATTTTGATGTCGATGGCGTGGTGCTTGAGGCGCTGGATGAGCCGTTAAAACAGGCGATGGGGGCGACTCGTCACCACCACCGTTGGCAAATTGCTTTTAAAAATAATCACGAGTCGGCTGAAGTGACGGTGGTGGCTGTGGTGCCGCAGACCTCCCGCTCCGGTCGGGTTAATCCGGTAGCTGAATTAGAACCGACTCGATTAAGTGGTGCCACCATTAGCCGCGCTACGGTACACCACTATAGTATGGTGAAACAGCTCGGAATTGGCGCCGGGGCGATTATTGAGCTGGTGCGTAGCGGCTTAGTGATTCCGAAAATTGAGCGGGTGGTGCAGCCGGCCACAGCCGATATTCCAGCCCAATGCCCTAGTTGTGAGCACCCTTTAGTGTGGGATGGCGACTATCTGCTCTGTCCGAATCGTATCGACTGCCCGGCGCAGATGACTCATACCTTGGAGCACTTTTTTCGCCAACTCGGTAATGTGGATGGTTTTGGAACTAAAACGATGACTAAGCTCTATCAGCACGGCATACGGCGGGTCGATGAAATTTATCGGCTCCGGCACGAGCAGCTGACAGAGATGGGCTTTGGTGATAAAACAGCCGCGAATCTGTTAGCACAGCTACAGCGCAGCCGTACCGAACCTTTGGCCGATTGGCGCTTTTTAGCTGCTTTTGGGGTGATGCGGCTTGGGCCGGGGAATTGTGAAAAGCTGCTACAGCAGGTTAAGTTGGAGGATATTTTTACCCTAACTGAAGCGCAGTTAAGTGATATAGAGGGGTTTGCCGAGATAACTGCTGCGGCCATTTGTGAAGGGTTAGCGGCAGTAGAGGCGGAGTTTAACCAGCTCTATCAGTTAGGTTTTAACCTGATTACGACGCCACAGCAGACAGCGGCTAACGCGGCGCTGCCGCTGGCCGGTAAAATAGTCGTTTTTAGTGGCACCATGCAGCACGGTAGCCGTGAGGAGATGAAGCTGCAGGCTAAAGCACTCGGAGCTAAAGTAGCTACTAGCGTCACGGGGAAGACCGACTATTTAGTGGTGGGGGAGAAGGTGGGCGAAACTAAACTCAATAGTGCGCGGCAGAAGGGGGTAGAGGTATTGACTGAGGCGGAGTATGGGGTGCGTTTTGGGTTGTAG
- a CDS encoding cell filamentation protein Fic gives MILENKLGISEQIELAKAEEKISKQKAKRLFDSGDIAMVEVGTYAGLAFIHAYLFEDIYPFAGKIRDVNIAKGDFRFAPLMYLEASLKHIDAMPQSTFNEIIEKYVEMNIAHPFREGNGRATRIWLDIILKAEIKQVIDWNLVDKEEYLSAMQRSPVKDLEIKSLLKQALSDRTDDRALFMKGIDVSYYYEGYSEFKMEEL, from the coding sequence ATGATTTTAGAAAACAAATTGGGTATTAGCGAACAGATAGAACTCGCTAAGGCCGAAGAAAAAATCAGCAAACAAAAAGCGAAGCGGCTTTTTGATTCGGGCGATATCGCCATGGTTGAGGTCGGCACCTATGCTGGGTTAGCGTTTATCCATGCCTATCTATTTGAAGACATTTACCCTTTCGCCGGAAAAATTCGCGATGTGAATATCGCTAAAGGCGATTTCCGTTTTGCGCCGCTGATGTACCTTGAAGCCTCGCTGAAGCATATCGACGCTATGCCACAAAGCACATTTAATGAAATCATCGAAAAATATGTCGAGATGAACATCGCCCACCCCTTTCGCGAAGGCAATGGCCGCGCCACTCGCATCTGGTTGGATATCATACTCAAAGCAGAAATCAAACAGGTTATCGACTGGAATTTAGTGGATAAAGAGGAATACCTTTCCGCCATGCAGCGCAGCCCCGTTAAAGACCTTGAAATCAAGAGTCTACTCAAGCAAGCCCTCTCCGATCGAACCGACGACCGCGCCCTGTTTATGAAAGGCATTGATGTGAGCTATTACTACGAAGGCTATAGCGAATTCAAGATGGAGGAGCTATAG
- a CDS encoding AbrB/MazE/SpoVT family DNA-binding domain-containing protein, translating into MAQLIQIGNSQGIRIPKPIIDQAQLSGAELELEIVQEGLLIKPKKKARSGWQTAIEETLSRNKKQEVDQEWLNAPLTDNREIEW; encoded by the coding sequence ATGGCGCAATTAATTCAAATTGGTAACTCGCAAGGCATTCGCATTCCAAAGCCGATAATAGATCAAGCCCAACTAAGTGGTGCTGAGCTTGAGCTTGAGATTGTGCAGGAAGGGTTATTAATTAAACCGAAAAAAAAGGCGCGTTCAGGTTGGCAAACCGCCATAGAAGAGACACTATCCCGCAATAAAAAACAGGAGGTCGATCAGGAGTGGCTCAACGCCCCCCTTACTGATAATAGAGAGATAGAGTGGTGA
- a CDS encoding type II toxin-antitoxin system PemK/MazF family toxin, translated as MTPNIQRFEVWLIGLNPTTGREINKTRPCVIISPNEMSALSTVIVAPMTTKGFTYPCRVPVEFQQKNGLILIDQIRALDKSRCIKKLGIIDQPTQHALCQCLQEMFAY; from the coding sequence GTGACACCAAACATCCAACGATTTGAAGTCTGGCTTATCGGACTAAACCCCACCACAGGAAGAGAGATAAACAAAACACGCCCCTGCGTTATCATCTCCCCGAATGAGATGTCAGCCCTATCAACCGTCATTGTTGCCCCGATGACCACAAAAGGCTTTACATACCCTTGCCGGGTGCCGGTAGAGTTTCAGCAAAAAAACGGACTGATTTTGATTGACCAAATCAGAGCCCTTGATAAAAGCCGCTGTATAAAAAAACTGGGAATAATCGATCAACCAACCCAACACGCCCTGTGCCAATGTTTGCAAGAGATGTTCGCCTACTAA
- a CDS encoding NYN domain-containing protein encodes MSFKRRFTQLFTRSKPQATRLPNQPVAANPPPTLSVPPITPPLHSEVFIDTDNCFGALNQINRDLALLFLHHPQQLEAFIQQQIGGTLTFRYYGNPAFLIQRGFTRPLQSNPSTHRGKNSDDIQIALDVAHLPASVTSVVIVSADSDFIPVAQRCQQQQKQAIMVPLGRFKPHNYGEYDRIINPDRLIQQLQQLVEIRHNDHNPPQPALPKKPSSPPVPKSQHRLKAAQKIAVRNFLHDELRERHQLNLAETGYQLRQRFNLHDHHWYGYGSCKKLCLALLDSVKLDETGYKLLPR; translated from the coding sequence ATGTCTTTTAAGCGTCGTTTTACCCAACTCTTCACTCGTTCAAAGCCACAGGCCACCCGACTACCGAACCAACCTGTGGCTGCAAATCCCCCGCCAACACTATCTGTACCACCGATCACGCCACCGCTACACAGCGAGGTCTTTATCGATACCGATAACTGCTTTGGGGCGCTAAACCAGATCAATCGCGATCTGGCACTGCTCTTTTTGCACCATCCTCAGCAGCTCGAAGCGTTTATTCAGCAGCAGATTGGCGGCACGCTCACCTTTCGTTACTACGGTAACCCTGCGTTTCTGATCCAGCGGGGATTTACCCGCCCGCTACAATCCAACCCTTCGACACACCGGGGCAAAAACTCCGATGACATTCAGATTGCCCTCGATGTGGCTCATCTGCCAGCCTCGGTGACATCGGTAGTGATTGTTAGCGCCGACAGCGACTTTATTCCGGTAGCTCAACGCTGCCAGCAGCAACAGAAGCAAGCGATTATGGTGCCACTTGGCCGTTTTAAGCCGCACAACTACGGTGAATATGATCGGATCATCAACCCAGATAGGCTGATTCAGCAGTTGCAGCAGCTGGTTGAGATTCGCCACAACGATCACAACCCGCCACAGCCCGCACTACCGAAAAAGCCATCCTCGCCTCCGGTACCAAAGAGCCAACACCGCTTAAAGGCCGCGCAAAAGATCGCCGTGCGTAACTTTTTGCACGATGAGTTGCGCGAGCGCCACCAACTGAATCTGGCCGAAACCGGCTATCAGCTGCGGCAGCGTTTTAACCTGCATGACCACCACTGGTACGGTTATGGTAGTTGCAAAAAGCTCTGTCTGGCTCTGCTCGATAGCGTTAAGCTGGATGAGACGGGATACAAGTTGCTGCCACGCTAA
- the cas2 gene encoding CRISPR-associated endonuclease Cas2: MKSPQNFVVAYDVSSNRERSRISKLLEGYGFRAQKSLFEIRADKTTLRRLTRALQALNLTSGFARIYPLGYRVAPVSIGEAPPASDADSLYLC; the protein is encoded by the coding sequence ATGAAGAGCCCGCAAAACTTTGTTGTCGCTTACGATGTCAGCTCCAACAGAGAGCGCAGCCGCATTAGTAAACTGCTCGAAGGCTACGGTTTTCGCGCCCAAAAGAGCCTGTTTGAGATCCGAGCTGACAAAACCACACTACGCCGCCTGACCCGTGCGCTACAGGCGCTGAATCTGACCAGTGGTTTTGCCCGCATCTACCCGCTCGGTTATCGCGTTGCCCCGGTCTCAATTGGTGAAGCACCGCCCGCGAGTGATGCCGACTCGCTCTATCTCTGCTGA
- a CDS encoding kinase has protein sequence MIDPQGQQRQLDSELARGGEGSIYPLQDRPEVLIKLYHPEVLQKRGALLQQKVEQMTTLATTLPDSLSWPKLSVFHPNHPDRWLGYAMRRMEGKPMKLMAHAVAYRKHFPGLDRIAMVNYLLQLLKLLDELHQKQIFIGDYNLNNILCQPGSNRVGLIDCDSYQVSLNGKHYPCPVGSPDMTPVEHHGQSFEQLVRTPESERFSVAMILFKALMLGRHPYDIVGGDDPVTNLKRGNFPYGKGKYGIPEGHWYNIWSHMPHKLKSMFISTFTDGVHDPALRPTLQQWHDELKLYRKNMQRDWHDTRVIPPEPKSSEYRGNRSDISRESC, from the coding sequence ATCATCGATCCACAAGGCCAACAGCGTCAACTCGATTCGGAACTGGCCCGTGGTGGTGAAGGGAGTATCTATCCCCTGCAAGATCGGCCTGAGGTGTTGATCAAGCTCTACCACCCAGAGGTGTTGCAAAAGCGTGGTGCGCTGTTGCAACAGAAGGTTGAGCAGATGACCACCCTTGCAACGACCCTGCCCGATTCATTGAGCTGGCCTAAATTGTCGGTCTTCCACCCGAACCATCCCGACCGCTGGCTCGGCTACGCCATGCGCCGCATGGAGGGTAAACCGATGAAGCTAATGGCGCACGCCGTCGCTTATCGTAAACACTTTCCCGGACTGGATCGGATTGCGATGGTGAACTATCTGCTCCAGCTGTTAAAGCTGCTCGATGAGCTGCACCAAAAGCAGATTTTTATTGGCGACTACAATCTCAATAACATCCTCTGCCAGCCGGGTAGCAATCGCGTCGGCTTAATCGACTGCGACAGCTATCAGGTTAGCCTGAATGGTAAGCACTACCCCTGCCCCGTCGGCAGTCCCGATATGACACCGGTCGAGCACCATGGCCAATCGTTTGAACAGCTGGTCCGCACCCCAGAGAGCGAACGCTTTTCGGTCGCCATGATTCTGTTTAAGGCGTTAATGCTCGGTCGCCACCCCTACGACATTGTCGGGGGGGATGATCCGGTGACTAACCTTAAGCGCGGGAATTTTCCCTATGGCAAGGGCAAATATGGCATTCCAGAAGGACATTGGTACAACATCTGGAGCCATATGCCCCACAAGCTTAAGTCGATGTTTATCTCCACCTTTACTGACGGCGTTCACGATCCGGCACTGCGCCCTACGCTGCAGCAGTGGCATGACGAGCTGAAGCTCTATCGCAAGAATATGCAGCGCGACTGGCACGATACCCGGGTGATTCCGCCTGAACCGAAGAGCAGTGAATACCGGGGCAATCGCAGCGATATCTCCCGCGAATCGTGCTAA